In Lolium perenne isolate Kyuss_39 chromosome 5, Kyuss_2.0, whole genome shotgun sequence, the sequence CAAGTAATATTTACTTTTGGAGGATGCAGGTTCATGAATCCAGGCTGGTACTGCTTCATATTAAGAACTAATTAGGTGATGTAATTCGAACTGAATGACTAAAGTAAATCCATCAAGCTTTCACTTTGTTATGTAAAGGCGAACTGTATTTACTTGTAAGTTTGAATGGGATGATGATTGATAGTGAGGCTGACAGCATTTGTCATTTGCAATTGGACAGCCAAGCCTCTTTTCCAAGTTACATTTTTGTTCTGTTACCATTTTTTTGACTCATTGTTTGAGTTACTGTGGAACTTGTTATTTCAGGTGTCATGTACAAGTAACCAAGTTCATCTTCTGAAAATGCCGAATATGGAGGTCCTGAAGACCATTTCTGGAATTAAGGTTTGTAAATCAAAACCGCAGTTCTGCCGTTCAGCAGATGGGATCGCTAGTTTTTTGGTTACCCTTTTTCTGTTAATGATTCAATATGCTTAAACCTTATGGTTATATTGTCTGTGTTTATTTTCCCAGCTTCCTATTGCTTCGCCAGACCTACGTAGACGAGATGTGTGTGAATTTGATTGCACTAATGGCCTTGTTGCTATACCAACGGAAGATTACTGCATACAGTTCTACAGTTTGTTTGAAAACACTGAGGTTTCAGAGGTAAGACAATCAACTTGAAGAGATTTTATGCGTGCAAATTTTCTAATAGGATTGACCCCAATATCGTTAACCTCATCAGGTGCAAGTTTGTGAGAGGAACTTTCAGCCTGTTGATGATATTACGGTGTGATACCTTTCTCCCATACTGCCAGTGTTTAATCCCTTAAGTTATCTTCGTGATATCCTTTATTTAATTTTGTTTTTGTCATTTTTCTTCTCGTGGTTATGTTGCATCTTGTTCATTTGATAATATTTGAAAGCACCAAATATTCTGCTGTAATCCTCTAAATATACTGTACTAATATATTTGACACACTTCCTGTCATATTTACTATCATAGATTTCTTTTATTGTGATCTCTGGTATACTATTCTCTACATGCTGTGCCTGAACAAGTGATCACTTAATGCTTGGTATTCATAATTTGACATGTGTTTCTTTTTTCCTTACCATAGATGTCCATTTCCTTAGTTTCATTGTCCATTGGTGGTGAGTTTATGTGCACTGTGGATGTCAAGCTTCCTGAAGAAGAATTAGGTGGCCTTATTACACTAAAATTTTGGAACCATGGGTCTCGTGCCGGACAGTTTCATTTGTCCACTGTCATTTATGAGCCTCACAGGTTGGCACATGATAATTTCAGGCAGTGATATATAGTGTTACTGCACAATTTTTACTATGTTCTCTGACTCGTATATTTGATCTTCCATAGTGATGCTGGGATCTCTGCTATTGCTTTCCGCCCAGGAAAAAACATGGCTGTGAGCTCCTCTTTTGGCGGGAACTTCAAGGTGTGCATGTCGTGTCAGCTTTGTGGATGATACCCTATTTAATTCTCTCCCTCTTTCCCTGAGTATATTTTGACCTGTAGGTATGGGTCCAAAGTTCGTCTTTACAATCAAGAGAGGGAAAAAGTCAATCTGGTTGGAGGTGCCAATCAGTTGGCTCATACAAGTGAGTTGACTACTATTTCCTCTAAGCAATACCTGTTTATATTAAATGGTTATGATTGTATTTACTGTAGCTATCTGCTAACCTATTTATTTACTGTAGCTATCTGATGACCTATTTACTGTAGCTATCTGCTGACCTGTATCATCATGATTTATAGAGCGATCATTTCATTTGTTTTTTGGCAGATGATGTGCTGAACAATTAAAATTTTGCAGGAAGAAACCTATGACAGCTGCAGCCTTCTCAGGCGATGGATCTGTTCTTGCTGTTGCAGCTGAGAGCGTCATTACATTGTGGGACCCTGATAATAATGCACTTGTTGGTGTGATTGCAGAAGCACTATCGGTATTTTACTATCCCTCATGTTGTACTTTGGCCATTATACTTACAGTAGTGTTCTGATATTTCGTACATTTCATGTGCAGCCCATTACCAAACTTTCTTTCATTGGCACGTCGACATATTTGATGTCGCTATCTCAGAGTTCAATACCACAGGTTGCAGTGTGGAATGCGTCAAATCTTTCCATGCAGTGGTCTTACACCCTTTCTGCAGAAGGTACAAAACTATGATACCACTTTCTTGAAAatagcatgtagctcatgatgaaTGCTTTACATTTGTTATTACTTATTATGCTTCCTGTATTTGGCAACCCAATTAATGGAGCTCTGAATCTTTGATCCGCTATTATTGGTTGCACGACTATAACTCCGTAAGTAGGCCCAGTATTACCATTCAGATAAGTTTGACCATCTTCAAGGGCTATCAAATGATGGTTCAAGTAACTCAGCTCCAGTGTAATACTGGAAGCGGATGTGGTTCACGATTGAATAGTATTTTGCACTTGCTCATATGGAGTGAAATAGCGTCCTATGATTACTGCAGCTGTCCTTGTTCTAGCCCGGTTCTCCGTACCAATGTGACAACGGTTGCAGGCAGTAATGATAGAGATTGCTTTGACAGCCAGCTTCCATGTCCTTTGACAAGCTAGCATTTGTAATCCAGTTTTCATGTTTGTGCTTTTGACAGCTGCATGTTGTTCGTCCAGTAAGAGTGAATTTGCGGTTCTTTCTCTTCTAAGCTGCCATGAAGGAGGAACACCAGCAGAGCAAGATGGTGTAATACTGTTATTTGATGCAGAAAATTCGAGCCCGGTGTCGTCCTTTTCTGTAAAGAAGGTATGCTCTATTATTATATCTCATGACCAGCTAGTTTTGAAGTGCAATATAGATAAGACTATGCAAGTGATTTATTTTTGTTGTCCATTTTAAGAATTTGTAGTTTTGCAATGCATGCTGTTGTAAGTTCAGAAGTTCTTAAGGCTCAAGAGACCACCTCATCCTAGAGGATGGGTTGTGGTCCTGATTTTGCGGGATGGGCCATGCCATTTTTTTTTTGTCTAGGCTTATGAGAGTTGAGGTGGCCCTTAACCATCCATTCTATTAGTTAAATCGAACAAGTGGGTTGTGTTCGTGGTTAGCATTAAATTGTCCATTAACCGTCTGGTTCCTCTAACCACAAACAGCCCATCTGTAGTTtagtttctgtttttttttttttttttggtttggttTCTTCTCCACTGTAGGCATCTGCCTCTTGAAGGGAAAAATGACCAATGCGTGTATTGATGCAGAACTCTGATTACTTTCTCGTTTCAGGCTAAAGGCGGTAGCATTGCTTTTGTGAAGGATGATTCCTCGATGGATGCAGACACCAATGCCACTAGAGGTGAAGAAGCTTCATTGCtggtttatgtgaatggttcacacgAGTATGTTAtctttgatccccggaacaatgagGTGTCACAAATTAGCAAGCACACACAGAAAAATATCCAAGCCGATGAACCTGGTGAGTTAGTTGTACGGCTTGTTGTTCATTGTTTTAACTTGCTCATATTTATAATGTGTATTTTCTAGTGGGAAGGTTTATATGGTACTTGAATATCATATGACAAGTTGACAACTCTTCTCTTGTTGACATGACCATCATACCTTAGAGTCTCTTTCCGAAAATCATTACTTTGTGCATGGTGAAAGCAATATTTTTTGCCACCCTAGAACCTGTAGAAATTGTACTTATGCTCTTCTGTGTCGTTGCAGCACGAATCGGTTATGCTTCTATCTACGGAGAGCTTCCAAAACTGGAGCTGAAGAAAGAGGTTTCGGATATTCCATTTATCCCGTCAGAGAGACCTTGGGAAACTATATTCACCGGATCATCGCACGTTCTTCCGCCTCTCACGAAACTATGCTCTGCTTTCTTGGCGTCATTGCTGGAGAAGAGACCTGTCTCAGATGAGTGAGAAGAACTTAAGTTTTGTCCAATCGTATAATGGTATACATGCTGGTTGCAAATGTCAAGGTAGAAAAGGAAATGAACATGAAGAAAACATGCTCCTGGTGGAGGTAGGCATTGACAGATGTTCTGAAGCTGGCTCTGCATCTGGTGTCATTGAAATTTGACGGGTTTGTCAGGTTAGACAAAACCACGCACCTGGTAGGGATCGCTAGTGCCATTGGTGATTGAATCTAATCTCTTTTTGTAGTGATCATATTTAGAAGGTTTCAATGTACCAATCGTAGCAATTTTGTCCGCAAAGTTCAATCTGTAATCTGAATAGCTTAATTGTTTTTCTTTGGGTGTTACCACGTGTTGTGTGATCTAGTGACCCAATGCGTGCTACAGATATGTGGAATGTTTCAGTCCAGTGGAGATTACAGTGATAACCTGTATAACATGTTATGACGACCTGATGGTTTGTAGACTGAACATTAGATGTTTCTGTTATCCTATTTGTTTGGGTTGGAAAAAAAATTCACGAAACAAAAAGCCAGGCCCTAATGTCTAGGGCATGTCACCACAGGGAGGTGCAGTTGCGCTTTTTTTTTAACGACTGTGCATCCCGCTCTCAGGGAAGATCTTTTCACTGCATAATTTATTTCGCCATGCGAACACATTATCTGTGCATGATCATGGCTGGGCTGTGCCTCTTTTTTTGTGCTCTTTGGCATCTTTCGCAGCTGACAGCCGTGCACCTTCCCGTGGTGGCGATAGCGTTTCCAGGAATTGGTGTTATAAACTGGTCGCGTTTTAACTAAACTTCCGGTGTGGTACTAAACCACCGAGATAAAAAGACGTGCCCTAAAAGGCCTCAGAAAAATAGGCAGAAGCCTTTAAGGTCCGTTCCAGGCCCACGTGGCCCGTTCCCCTTCCGATCTCTCCTGTATTGACTCCTGTCCTGTCTGCCGTTGGAGCTCGATTGTTTCTCCAGATCGAGGCTAGAGGACGATGGCGAACCAGCCGACCACCCAAGCTGCTCGAGGGCGAAGACTCGCATCGTCGGTGTCCCCGGAGCTCATAGTCCCCGTGGCGGGAGATGGCACCTCTGCGCGCACGTTGTTGTCGCCGGCGCGCCGCCGACAGCATGACCATTATCGCTGGTTCCTCCTGTCTCCACTTAGGTCAATCAGCCTCCCCGCTCTCGTCATCCACCGCGGAACAACAAGGGAGGAGCAGCGAGGAGGCCCTGCTGCGGCTGCTGGGGCACCTTAGCCGGGCAGCGACAGTGCCGGCTCGACGCCGGTGTGCACGTGCGACAGCGGCAGCAAGTGTGGCACTGTGGGGCCCAGCTCGAGCGCGTCATGGAGATACGCCATGGCAGTCCCCGTGTCGGAATCGCGCGCGCAATGGTGATTTCTCATGTGCTGCAGACGGGGAAAATTTGACGGTCTAGTTGCTGATTTGATGAGGAGCAGCTGCACTTTTAGAGGATTTGGTAGAGGCTGAGAAAAGAAGGATTAGTGAGACGGCGGCAGCGAGTGTGTGGCCAGCTCGAGCGCGTGGCGAGCTTATCGGTCCAACGGCGTCATGGAGATATGCCATGGCACTCCCATTTGGCTGATTTTGGTGATTTGAAGGAGGATTGGCTGCGCGATTGGATAGGATTTGGCTGAGGGAGGTCAGAGAAAAGAACAATCAGGAGGCCACAGGGGAGAAGAAGGATGGATCTGGAGGATTCGGTTGAGGAGCGGCTGCACATTGAGAGGATCTGGTTGAGGGTTGCTGGTTTATATCTGTATGTATCAAACCACAAAGCAATTTGTATGTGTCAAACCACAAAGCAATTTCATTGAGTCATCTGCAAGGGCACTGCAATTTGAAGCAAGGAAAGTACTGCTCCACTCTGATGGTGCCTACTGCCTGCCACATCGATGAGCTCGACACCCTGCTCTTCGGTGCCCGGGCAATGTGCAGCCTCGAAGGGCCCGATGCCTGCTCTCCGGTGGAATGCCCTGCTCTCTGCCGGGACGGCGATGTGGAGCTCGAAGGATGAGGGGGACGACGACATGTACGTAGTCAGGGTTGGCGCACTGCAGACAATCAGAAACACTGAAATCAACTGAGGTGTATATACCACCTTTCACGTTTGTTTCTCTGGAAGAAGCCTGCCATTTAAAAAGAAAACATTGCCTGGGCAGATTAGAATTTATGATTTGACAAAAGGGCGCCAAGTGGGATGTCTGCTGGCTGAGGTGAGGTTTTCAGAATTTGTACATTCCCTTTTTTAAATGAGAATTTGCGATATTTTTCAGTCTAAAACTTCATTGCCCCGTTAATAATTTTCTTTGATCTGAACAGACTCGTAAGCCAAAAAAGATCGTCACGATCTTCGCGAGTTGTTCCGGAGAATTTGGGCATCGCAAACAAGAGATAGCACCTATGAAAGGTTTCAGAACTGTTAAGGTAAGGAATAAAGCTTTGTCACACGAAATACTTGAACACCCTGGCCTTCCATCCAACTGAGAGAATCGTGGCTAGCAGTGATGCTTTAGTGAGGAACTGAGGATCTTAATTTTGAGAGGTTTTGGGAATGAAATATTTTCTGGAACTCCTGGTGCGGCAAATGAGGAAAGGGATGGTGTAAGGGGTCAAGCTGATGGAGATACTTGGACTTCATTGCATTGACACTCTAGCGAAGTGAAGTTTCTCAAATTTGCTTCTGATGGGGCTTGCTTCTTCTCAGGTTTCGCTTACTGCATCTACTATGTATAAATCATTTTTGTATTACATGTTAGTTTCTGTATGTTGATCCTGTTGTCTAGTCTTATAATTTCACTGACAAGCTTCTTATCTTATAGGTGGTACGGAGGGGGTTATTGTTGTATGTCAGTTAGATACTGGAAAGAAGGTACAAGACGAGTCTAGGATCTCTTCTCATGTTCTTTGTAGATTCTCCAGACTCTTCCATTTCCTGTTTAAGTGTTACTTTTTTCACCTCCTGTATGATATTTGGTGTATTTACAAGAACCTgagacctatttctctccacaaaATTCTTGAATAAGGTTAATAAAGGGCCgcatgcatcgattgatgcagaggctggcgcTTTTTCCCCCTTATCGATTTTTTTTTTCTCTCCACAAAATATATTTGTTGATTTTTGAAGGTCTCTGAATCCAGTATTCCAACATGTCACAATAATTATATACACTGACGTTTGTCTCAAATCTGTAGACATACTTACATTTTGCTCAATTTCTTGGTTGGGAATAACATGGAAGTTTACAAAATTAAGACGACCAAATTCTTAGTAGGCACACCAGGCGTGAAATATGTGAACATCCATATTTTCATTGTGCATGCTTTCATAGTTCATTATTGGATTGCCAGTTTCCTTTTGCCTTATAGTTTGGACCCATAAATCCGATTTCCCTCCTTTTATTGTATTGCTGCTAAATTTGTACCGAGCAGCACCTGGAGTTATGCTCACTAAGTAACTAGCTCCACATCGTGTCTGTATTGTTGAGTTTGTAACCTGTGTTTTGTCGAACCTCCTTTTAAGAGGATTAGGGGACAGGTTGCTCCTGTAGTTCATAAAGTAGTAAGGAATTATCCCTGCTTATGAGGAAACTAGGCCAGAACACCTTACAAAGCTCAGTTAATAGCGGAAAACCTGGCGAAACCCCACACAACTTGGAATCTACCTAGCTAAACTAGGTCTAGAGCACCACCAGACGAAAGGGAAGGTGTGCATGTCATGCCAGCTTTGTATAGGATGCCTTACTTGATCCTCTCCCTGTTTCCCTGAGTATATTATGGCCTGGAGGTGTGGGTCCAAAGTTCGTCTATGCAATCAAGTGATGGAAAAAGTCAATGTGGATGGAGATGCCAATCATTTGGCTCATACAAGTGAGTTGAGTAATACCTGTTTGTA encodes:
- the LOC127298697 gene encoding uncharacterized protein, encoding MITGGQSYVSAPPAFSADGRLLLVCSGRSVSVFSTSTGMLVSELEGHEADVTAVVVVPPPASVAKLATYCWTAGLDGDLIYWDFAAAELVRKVHVGLPVHSMVIPNITRTVKSTEVHTPLAFVSVEDTSKASDNKKALRGQVRIYDLTKGRQVGCLLAETRKPEKIVASVSGEFLGIANKRQLYIWSVPTEGFKPEKIRKIKLSHTKNLTTLAFHPSERIVAGGDSTGRILIWRAFGKAKFSGTAGAADEDRDGVRGQDDADTCTTLHWHSSEVKFLKFASDGAYLFSGGMEGVIVVWHLDSGKRRYKPRLGSPLMFFVDSPDSSISCVSCTSNQVHLLKMPNMEVLKTISGIKLPIASPDLRRRDVCEFDCTNGLVAIPTEDYCIQFYSLFENTEVSEVQVCERNFQPVDDITMSISLVSLSIGGEFMCTVDVKLPEEELGGLITLKFWNHGSRAGQFHLSTVIYEPHSDAGISAIAFRPGKNMAVSSSFGGNFKVWVQSSSLQSREGKSQSGWRCQSVGSYKKKPMTAAAFSGDGSVLAVAAESVITLWDPDNNALVGVIAEALSPITKLSFIGTSTYLMSLSQSSIPQVAVWNASNLSMQWSYTLSAEAACCSSSKSEFAVLSLLSCHEGGTPAEQDGVILLFDAENSSPVSSFSVKKAKGGSIAFVKDDSSMDADTNATRGEEASLLVYVNGSHEYVIFDPRNNEVSQISKHTQKNIQADEPARIGYASIYGELPKLELKKEVSDIPFIPSERPWETIFTGSSHVLPPLTKLCSAFLASLLEKRPVSDE